DNA sequence from the Shewanella piezotolerans WP3 genome:
CGGCTCTATGGCGCTGTTAGCTGACGGTTGGCACATGGGGACTCATGCGGCAGCTTTTTTGATCACCTTATTTGCATATCGCTATGCGCGAAAGCATGCAAATTCGCCAACATTCTCCTACGGTACGGGGAAAGTAAGTGTGCTCGGCGGGTTTACCAGTGCGGTGGCCCTAGGACTTGTAGCATTAGTGATGTTAGTCGAATCTGCTGTTAGATTGGTTAATCCACAAGACATACATTTCGACCAAGCCATCATGGTTGCTGTGATAGGTTTGGTTGTTAATGTTGTCAGTGTCTTTCTATTAAAAGATCATCATAGTCACGACCATGGCCATAGTCATAGTCATAGTCACGACCATAGCCATAGTCACGAACATGATCACTCACATGGTCATGAAGATCATAACCTTAAAGCAGCATATTTCCATGTACTTGCTGATGCATTGACTTCACTGTTGGCAATTGGTGCACTACTTTTAGGAAAGTATGTAGGTCTCAATTGGTTAGACCCCGTCATGGGGATTGTAGGCGCTGTGATTATTTCTCGTTGGGCCTGGGGGCTTATGCATCAAACCGCGCCTATTTTGCTCGATGCTAGCATGAAGCAAAAACCTTTAGCAGAAATAAAACAATTAGTAGAGAAAGAGGGAGATAGCTTGGTTGATCTGCATGTTTGGAAAGTCAGTGCTGATCACTATGCAGCAAGTTTAATCGTTGTGAGTGAAAGTGGTGCAAACTGCGATGATATTAAACAGAAATTAGTGAATATTAAGGCTTTAAGTCATGTAACCGTTGAAGTGCATAAGGTCTGTCAGGCACAATAACGATTCAATCGCCCAGGAAATATAATTAGATGAAAAACCAAGACGATCACTTAAATCACGCCATCATTGAGTTTTATGAAAAGTTGTCGTCTTGGGAAATGGCTGTCGTTAAAGACAACGGCTTTAGTTTACCCCAAGTACACATTGTTGAGATCTTAGGTTTGAATGGTCCAATGAGAATGAAAGAATTGGCAGAGAAAATTGGCGTGACTACAGGTACGCTAACCGTTCAAGTTGATAAAATGGTAAAAGCTGGCTTAGTGTTGCGTCGTGCCCATGAAACTGATCGTCGTTCGATATTAGTAGAATTAACTGATGCAGGCCAAGTGATGTTTGAAGAGCATGATAAACTCCATATGCAACTTACCGCAGATCTTACAGTCAATTTTAACGATGAAGAGCGCAGCCAAATGTTAGATTTCTTTAAGCGTATCAATAAAGAGTTTTAATCGTTCAGCACAAAACGTATAGTGCCGGACATAAGCCGCAACTTAACTAAATAGGCCGCCCACGGCGTAATCAAATTTTTGCTTCATTTTGTCTTCAATTCACGTCAAATACTCCCGAAGACAAATTCATAGGTTATTAAGTAAAGTACCTTTCGAACGTATATTCTTCAAGAAACGCTTGAACCTTTTAGTTTTTTTGGTGCCTATAACTGGGTCCATTTTGATATTTTTATGGGTTTTTTAGCTATACCAGTCTGTAGAAGAACTTGATCTACTCAAACACACTGGTTATTCGCCTGTGGGGTATTCAACGTAGAAGTAACAAGCCAAAACCGTTCGTTAAAGGCGAGTTTTAGCGGCTTTGATGCTTTTAGTGAACTTGAACTTAGTTTAACTATTGCCTTCATTGGAAACCACATGGCCAAGTATGCTCCTGAAACGCTTAAGGCATTCGCTCCCTCTTGGATGTTTGATAAAGGAGGTACAAGAGCAAGTACGCTCGAAGCTAGAATAATGCAGGAGTGGTTATCAAGAGTAACGCGGGAAGAGTAACCTAAGAGCATTGAATAGCCTTACCTCAACCTCGCTAAACTCTCGCTGAGCGAGCAAATATTTATACTGATTGCTATTAGTCTGCAAATTAGCGGTATTAGGTAAAGAAATGCGTAAAATAATTCAACATGTATTGAGCTGGTGTTAATATGTTTGCTTTATTGTTGCACCGTCAATGGTGAGTGACAGTAGTGCTAAAAGGAAATAATGACATTATCAATTAGCACGCACGAAATACCGAAACAAATAGTTGTTATCCTAGTCAAATAATAAGAGAGTGCCTCACTGTGTTATCTCGTTTAAAAAGCCTTAGCAGTAATCAGTTTACAGTCATACTAGCGCTTTATTATGTCTGTGTTTTTAATATCCCATTTTTTCAAATCGTTAAACAGGGAGTAGAAAAGCAAGCGGATGTAAACCTAGTGTTCATCGCGACTATCCCGCTCTTTCTAATCTTTGCTCTCAGTTTTATATTTAGCATTTTTTCATTTAAGTACCTTGCGAAACCGTTTTTCATCCTGCTAACGCTAATGTCATCAAGTGTGTTTTTTGCTGCGTTGCAGTACGGCGTTGTTTTCGATTACGGCATGATTGAAAACACCTTTGAAACAAACTCTGCAGAGGCTATGACCTATTTAAATTGGGCTTCTGTACTTAATTTTGTTGCGACCGGTGTTGTTCCTGCGTTGCTTATTTATAAGGCTAATATTGAATTTAAGCCATTAGCTAAAGAGTTGTTGTATAAACTGGCCCTTATGGCAACAATGCTTATTGGTATCGGAATTATTGCAATATTCTATTATCAAAACTACGTATCGTTTGGCCGTAATAATGACATTATTAAACGTCATATTATTCCTACATACTTTATAGGGTCCACTGCAAAGTATATTAATATCAATTACCTGCAAGAGCCTATTAAATACAAGCCGCTCGGTTTAGATGCAAAAAACATCACTAATAAACAAAATGATAAGCCCAACTTAGTGGTACTGGTTGTGGGTGAAACCGCGCGCGAGATGAATTATGAATACTATGGCTATGGCAAGCCGACGAATGCACATACAAAAGGACAAGGTCTATTAACGTTTAAGGATACGCATTCATGCGGCACTGCAACTGCGGTGTCATTACCTTGCATGTTCTCCAGAATGGACAGAGAAGATTACCAGTCTAGGCAGGCAAAGGCACAAGACAATGCAATCGATGTGCTAAATCATGCAGGAATAGGACTAGATTGGCTTGACAATGACAGTGGCTGTAAAGGTGTTTGTCGTAATATCGATAATATACTTATTGAACACGACAGTGACCCTGATTTATGTAATGGACAATACTGTTATGATCAGGTTCTACTCAATACACTTGATGATCGGCTAAGTACTATAAGCAGTAAAGATAGCCTTATTGTGCTCCATATTATTGGCTCACATGGCCCGACTTACTACCTGCGCTACCCAGATGAACATCGCTTTTTTACCCCAGATTGCCAGCGCAGTGATATTCAGAACTGCAGTGATGAAGAGTTGATGAACACCTATGACAATACCATTCTATATACAGATTACATTGTGTCGCAGGTGGTTAAAAAGCTTCAGGCAAAAAGTGAAGAGTTTGATACTGCAATGCTCTATATCAGCGACCATGGTGAGTCGTTAGGTGAAAGTGGTATGTATTTGCATGGTGCCCCCTATGCGTTTGCACCTGAGGAGCAAACAAAAGTGCCTTTCTTAGGTTGGTTCTCTGCAGGTTTTGCCAAACAAAATAAACTTGATCTGAGTTGTCTAGCCAAGGAAGCAGAGCAAGGTGATTACTCTCACGATAACCTATTTGATAGTTTATTAGGCTTAATGAATGTCAGAACAGAGGTTTATCAGCAAGATAAGGACATTTTTTCAAACTGCAGACAGTAGTAATCAGTCGAAAGTAGTAAATAAATTGAAAAAGAGGATGGCAACATCCTCTTTTTTGTTTATTGTATTGATAAGTATGATATTTAGTCCTGGGGAAGATAATTTATGGATATGGCTCAACATTTGTCTGAGACCGAGTTGTCAGCGCGAATTTTAAGGCATGCAGTTCCCAAGATGTCAGAACTGAACATTCCTGTTACACCGAATAACTATTCCGTTTGGTATGAGTATTACTTAGGCATTAATTTAGATTTAAAACGGGCGATTGACGGATTACTAGCAAACGAAGTCAGTTTTACGGCGACGGTATGTGAAGGTTTGTTTACCACGTATATACAGCAACATTCACCCGAAGTCGTGGAGAATGTGCAGATAGAAACGCAATTATTAATTAATCAGTTGCTTGCTAAAATTGCTGGAATGAGCCACGGAAATGTAAAGTTTTCATCGTCGTTAAAGGCGTTCGATAAAGCACTTAAAACTAACCCAAGCTCTGAAGTCTTACAGCAACTTGTCGATGATATTACCACCGAATTAGATGGTATTATTGATGCTAATATTGCCATGGATCAAAGCCTTAATACCATTAATCAAGAGGTTTCTGCACTTAAATCTGAGATGTCTGAACTTCGCTCTGTTGTCATGACCGATCAGCTAACTTCACTTAATAATCGCCGTGCTTTTGACGAAGAAGTGATAAGTCATATTGACACCTTCAACCAGAAAGAGTTTGAAAGTAGTTTACTGGTGGTTGATATTGATCATTTCAAAAAGTTCAACGATGTACATGGACATTTAATCGGTGACAAGGTACTAACATACGTAGCTCAGGCACTGAAACAGAGTGTTAAAGGCGATGATTTTGTTGCTCGGTACGGCGGTGAGGAGTTTGTCATTCTGTTGCCTAATACGGGAATCGATGAAGCTAAAATTGTTGCTAATAATTTGCGACAAAAAATAGCAAAACGGAACCTGACCATAGGCAAAGAGAAGAAACTTCCTTTGGGCAATATTACGGTTTCAGTTGGCTGTGCATCATTGAAAAATGAAGATAGCAAAGATAGCTACTTTATTCGTGCTGATGAGGCGCTGTATCGTGCTAAATCGGCCGGGCGTAATTGTGTGATGGTCGAATCGGAATCGAATTAAGCTGGATTTAACCAGTACATATTGAAAAGGTGGGCGCTAATGTGCCCACTTTAATGCGTTTAAACTAAAATATGAACTAAACCCTAAGCCAAAATTATGCCTTAAGATCCATATGCATTTTAATTAGGCGTTCTTCCATATCAAAGGTTACTGTGAAACCTAAGTGTTTAGCTAAACTCGCCATATTGCGATTTTCAAACATGGTAAACCCTGTGAGAACGAGTGTGTCATTAGCTTTATAATAGTTTATGAGTTTTTCAAGCAGCAACTTGCCCAAGCCTTGCCCTTGGAAATTGCTGCGTACGGCCATGGCAAATTCCGCTTCTGTATTATCTGGGTCAATTGAAGCTCTGATTGCGCCGAGCGTTATATCATCGCCATCATCTCCTTTTGCCGTTGCAATAAAGGCCATCTCTCTGGCGTAATCTATCTGCGTCAGAACCGCCATCTCTTCGTGGGTCATTTTTGAGCGAACGCCAAAGTAGCGCTTGTACCTATCCTCATCAGAGAGAGAGTTATCAAATGCCAAATGTTTTGGCTCATCCTCAGGGAGAATGGGCCTAAGCATCACTTCATTACCGTTTTTCAGCATTGCTAATTGTTCAAGCTCTTTAGGGTAAGGGGATATAGCAAGCCTGGCGGCGTTATCAACGGGTTCTTTATGTAATTGAATATTGACGTCAAGCAAGGTGATTGACTCTCCGGCACATAGAACTGGGTTGAGATCGAGCGATGCTATTTCAGGACAGTCGATAATTAAATGCGATATTTGTGTCAGTAAAACACACAGTGCATTCATATTAAGACCAAGTGGAAGGTGACGATCTTTTAACTTTTTAGTTTTTAGTGCCTGGATCACCATATAACGAGCTAACGTCATGTTTAGTGGCGGTAGGGCTACTGATGCATCTTGAGTAGGATCCCATTCAGATCCTCCTTCTCCAAGGAGTATCGCTGGGCCGAAAACCGGATCGTTGGCTACTGCGACTCTTATCTCTTGAGCACCAGCTGTTAGCGCCATTTTTTGTACGATCAACCCTTCAATTTTAGCATCAGGGTCTAGGGATATTACGCGGTCTATTATGGCTTTGGCTGCATGTTCAACTTCATTATCTGAGGTGAGGTTGAGCATGACACCATGTACATCTGATTTGTGGTGTATATCTGGCGACTGTACTTTTAGTGCAATGGGATAACCTGCTTTTCTAGCTAAGTTAACCGCTTCCTCGGCAGTATTGGCAAACCAGGTTTCGATAGTATTAAGGCCATAGGCACCTAATATACTGCTAGATTCGTGTGTTTCTAATATGGTCTTGCCTTGGCTTAACGCCATTTGTAATTTTTCTCGTGCTACGGCCGTGTTGGCTGGAATATTATCTGGGATCGAAAGCGGCACCTCTTGCAGTAACTTTTGATTACGACGGTATTCAACCATGTGCATAAATGCACCTACTGCACCTTCTGGTGTGCGGTAGGTAGGGATGCCTGATTTAGAAAAATGTCTACGGGCTTCGTAAGCTGAATCTTCACCGCTCCAATTGGTTAATATATTGACTCTGTTCTTATTGGGATGTTTGGCGATGGTATCCGCAATCGCTTGGGCGACTTGTACGCTTTCCCCTAATGCCGATGGAGAATGCAATATTAAGATGGCATCTAAATTATCGCTATCCATCATTATCTCAAGAGATTTCGCATAGCGGCTTGCATCGGAATCGCCACCAATATCGACAGGGTTTTGTCCTGACCAGCTTTTTGGCAAAATAGTATTGAGCTTTTGGTAGATGTCTGCAGCGAGGGGAGGTAGTTTGCCACCGCTAAGGATAAGCTCATCCAGAGCCAAAACTGCAGGGCCTCCACCATTACTGATTATCCCTAGGCGTTCACCTTGCAAAGGTGTTGAGTGAGCTAAGGTTTCTACTGCCGCAAATAGTTCAATTAAGTCATTAACTCGTAACATGCCCGCACGCCTAAAAGCGGCTTCATAAACGGCATCATTACCGGCAACACCGCCGGTATGGAGTTTGGCTGCACTTGTGCCTTCAGTGCTGCGACCAGACTTAATAACTAAAATAGGTTTATTTCTAGATGCTGCTCGTGCTGCAGATAGAAACAAACGTTTTTCATTTACCGAATCGATATAGAGCATAATTGCATCGGTTTTTGAATCTCGCCCCAAATAATCCAATAGTTCATCAAAATCGATATCGTTAGCATCACCGAGTGATATAAAAGAGGAAAAACCGATCCCCTTATTGTTAGCCCAATCGAGAACAGTGGTACAGATTGCTGCTGATTGTGATACAAACGCGATCTTTCCAGGAAGAGCGCTGGTGTGGGCTAAACTGGCATTCAAGCCAATGTTCGGCAATATCATACCAAGACTATTAGGTCCCAAGATCCGCATGCCATAACGATCCGCATATTGCTCCATTTGGTGCAGCAGACTGATCCCATCTTTATTGAATTCATCGGCCATTCCCGACGCCATGACAATTGCGACTTTGCAGCCAAACTGTGCGAGCGTTTCGATAATGGCGGGTACCTTGCTGGCTGCAGTGCAGATAATGGCAAGATCAGGCTTAAGTGGCAATGCTTCAATATTGGGATAGGCCAGTACTCCCATAACGGCCTCATACTTAGGGGTTACCGGCATAATAGGTCCAGAAAAACCACCTGATAACAGGTTTTTTATCAGTACATTGCCCGCACGTTTAGGTTGGTTAGACGCACCTATTATCGCAACGGATCTAGGCTTGAAAAGTGTATGGAGAGTACGTTGGCTCATGAACTTATCCACTAAGTCAGTATGTTATGAGTGTACATGAGCAATTGGATTTTTCCATAAGAGTTTAGTCTTGTATCAAGCCAATCGCGGCTAATATGTGTTCGATCAATTCATAAGGGGATTGTTTGATAATTTTTAACCATTTCCCTGGTCAGTTGTAATGATTCTCGCGATTATTTGAAATGAAGGCAAAGCACTTAAAACACAAGTTTCAAGTATTTTTCCCAGTATTGAGGGGTCATGTAACCCTTTAAAATCACGCTATAGTCCTTGTTTGTTATGGAAATCCGGGTGAATTCATCTCAAAAAGCGTTAAGCGCTTTATATACAGCAGTGTGTAAAAGTGTTGTGGGTCAAGATCATGTCGTTAAGTCTTTAATAATAGCTCTGTTGACTCGAGGTCATGTGTTGTTAGAAGGATTACCTGGAACTGCAAAAACGCGTTCCATAAAATCGCTTGCTGAATCAATGCAAGCTAATTTCGGTCGAATACAGTTTACCCCAGATCTTTTACCGTCTGATGTCACAGGCTCTGAAGTCTATCGAGAGGTGGCCGGTAAACCGCAACTAGATTTTCAACCAGGCCCGATTTTTAACAACTTAGTGCTAGCCGATGAGATAAATAGGGCGCCAGCCAAGGTACAAGCTGCACTCCTTGAAGCGATGGCTGAAGGAACGGTAACAGCTGCTGGTCACACTCGAAAGTTACCTGATCTATTTATGGTTTTAGCAACACAGAACCCTGTTGATCAAGAGGGGACTTACCCGTTACCTGAAGCACAAATGGATCGCTTTACGTTAAAGGTTAATGTGGCTTATCCAGATAAGGCAGCTGAACTGGCAATTATTAAATTAGTTAGGCAGGAAGAAAACGGCCCTGTGAACGTAAACCAAACTGACTGTGCATTGGTTGTTTCGCCAACTGATATCATTACCGGACAGCAAGAACTTGCTGATATTTATGTCTCGCCAGTCATGGAAAACTACATCGTTGATCTTATTATGGCGACTCGCGATGTTGATGAATATGATAACGCTCAATTCCCAGAATGGATTGAAGTCGGTGCGAGTCCAAGGGCTAGTATAGCGCTAGATCGTTGCGCGAGGGCACACGCTTGGCTTGATGGACGAGATTTTGTTTGCCCTGATGATGTGCGAGCTGTACTACACAGTGTGCTGGGACACCGTCTTATGCTCAGCTACGACGCCGCTGCATCGGGGATAAAACCTGAGCAGGTTGTCGATGATCTAGTCAAATACGTTCCGTATGGACAGTAATTAAGTGGATTTTCAATCAAAGCGGCTACATAAAACTATTACGAACAGTGATTTAGATTTGCAATCGTTAGATCCTCGTATCTATTGTGAATTACAAACGCTGGTAGCGTTAAAGCCTGCAGCCGTAAAGTTGTCTTTTCAGCAAGGGCAATTTAGAACCAGTGCCCAAGCAGGTCGCCACAACTCTAAAGTTCGTGGTCGCGGGCTTAACTTTGAAGAGCTTAGGCATTACCAAGACGGTGATGACGTAAAGAATATGGACTGGCGCACGACAATGCGTACGGGTAAACCTCATGTTCGTGCTTACAGCGAAGAAAAAGAGCGCCAAGCATTGATCGTTGTCGATCAACGCGCTTCGATGTTTTTTGGATCGCAGCATGCGATGAAATCCGTTGTTGCTGCTCAATTATCGGCGCTGTCTGCTTGGACCATATTGCGAAGTGGTGACAGAGTTGGCGGTTTGGTGTTCAATGACCATAAAAGTCACTATACCAAACCACGTCGTAGTAGTGGCAATGTACTGTCTTTATTCCAATCAATTATAAAAGCAAATCATAACCTTAATGCCGAAAGTTATGCAAAAGAAAGCCACTTTTCTTTAAATAAAACCCTATTACAGCTCGACAAAATCAGCAGTGGAAATTCAACAATCATCATCGTCAGTGACTGGCAGGGATTCAATGATGAGTCGCTCAGTTTGCTAAAACAGTTACAACGCAAAAATGACGTTGTTTTAGTTTATGTCCATGATCAGTTTGAACGAGAACTTCACCATATAAGTGATCTAGTCGCTACTGACGGTAGTGATCAGTTATCGATGATCCCTAAACAGATAAATCACCAATCCCCGAATTTTTATAAACACTATAGCGATCAATTTAAGCAGAAACTCCACGTGCTTAATTGTGCTAGCCGGACACAAATTTTACCTGTGATAGAAATTGATACTGATGGCAGTGAGTTAAATCAATTTTGCTCTGCATTAGGTAGGGGGACTAATTGATGCTGAGCATACATCATATTCAAAGGGCATCAGAACAAAGCGAGTTTAGCTTTGGTAATCCGATGCTGCAACTGAATGAGTTTGTGGGTATTGAAATGCCTAAAGCTGTTGCATTTGTACCGCAAACTTGGGGCTGGTGGCTGTTGTTATCCACTGTGATTGCGCTCCTTGCAGTATATTCTTACAGACGGGTGAGACATTGGCGACAAAATCGCTACCGTAAGCAAGCTGTCAAAAAAGTAATGGCAGCAAAAGGTAAACCGTTAGCAGAGTTTTCAGTCATAGTGCTTAAAGAGATAAAGCAGGCCATTTCTATTGCCTACGGAGCTTCAACGTTGGTGGTTCCGTCAAACATAAGCCTGTCGAGCAGTCTCAAAAGCACTGCAGCGACTCAAGCAACAGCTTCCCCTAATCGCATTAGTTTAGCTGCAATTGACGGGCATGCATTACTGCTGTTGTTAGATATAACGGCTGAACACAACACTAGCTTTAATACTCCATTAGGTGATGCGTGGCAGCTTAGTTTACTATCCAAAATTGAAGCTAAAGATGCTATTGCGGTTCAGAACAACCTGGCACAGCAGTGTTGTGTTTGGTTAATGTATCATACGCCAAAATTGCCGAGTAGTTTGATTGTCGAAAAGGCGAGTGCAGATGCTTGAATTTAACTATCCTCTTTGGGCGTTGGTGCTACCCTTACCTTGGTTAATAAACTATTTTTTGCCCGCTTTTAAAGTCAAACAGGCCGCAATTAGGGTTCCGTTTTTTAATACTATCGTGGCTCTATTGAGGTCAGCACCTAACTCAGCACTGCAATACCTAAAACCGTCGCGTTGGCAACAATGTGCGCTATTTATTGTATGGTTGCTGCTAGTTACAGCCATGACCCAACCAGTGATCCTTGGTGAACCACAAACACGGCTGCAAATAGGCCGCGATCTAATGGTCGTGGTCGATCTCTCTGGCTCGATGGATACCAAAGATTTCACCTTGCATGTTAAACAACAAACAGCTGACGGTATCGCAAACTCCTCGGGGACTGAAATTTCAGATGAATATATTTCACGACTTGATGCAGTTAAGCGCGTACTACATGAATTCGCTGAGCAGCGACAGGGTGACAGGCTCGGACTTATTTTATTTGGTGACGCGGCTTACCTACAGGCTCCTTTTACAGCAGATCTGGCTTCTTGGTTAAGGTTGCTTGATGAAAGCCGCGTGGCTATGGCGGGGCAAAGTACTCATGTCGGTGATGCATTAGGTTTAGCGATTAAAGTGATGTCAAGCGATGAAATTAAATCATCACAAAAAAATAAAGTGGTGTTATTGCTAACGGATGGTAATGACACCGACAGTTCCGTACCGCCACTTGAGGCGGCTAAAATAGCGGCCAAAAAAGGCATAAGAGTACATGTTATAGCCATTGGCGATCCACAAACCGTTGGTGAACAAGCAATGGATATGGAAGTGATTGAAGGTGTTGCTGCGCTCACAGGAGGGAAAGCATTTAAAGCTATATCGACACAAGAGCTCAATAAGGTCTATCAAACAATAAGTAAACTGGAGCCTGCAAAGTTTGCGAGCTTTACTTATCAGCCGAAAAAAAGTGTCCATTACTTGCCCATAGCGGCCGCACTCGTCATCTATCTGGTTACTTACATTATGGTATTTGTTTTACGTCGGTTCAACGTTAACAAACCCAGTGAGAGCGACTCAGAAATCGAGGGGAAGGCGTGATGGATATTGACACAGTGTTAACACAGTTTCATTTTATAAGGCCTTACTGGTTACTGCTGATCATACCTTTTGCTTGGCAACTAGTGGCGCACTTAGGCAATAGAGTGGCCGTTAAGCATCGAAAATTGGTGCTTCCTAAACATCTAGAAAAAGCGCTTAGAATTGGTGATGCGAGCTGGCGAAAACGGCTACCGCTCCTATTTTGGGGATTTGGATTTTGTATCGCGATAATAATAGCTGCTGGCCCTACGTGGCAGCGACAAGCTTCTCCTTTTGGAGAGGATAACGCGCCTTTGGTCATCCTATTGGATGTCTCAGAGTCGATGTTACAAACTGATGTTCAGCCTTCTCGGCTCGGTCGTGCTAAGCAAAAAATCTCCGATCTGCTTGCTATTAGAGATGGCGGAAACACTGCACTTATTGTCTATTCAGGTAGTGCGCATATAGCCATGCCTTTGACCAAAGACAACGCCGTATTCCTACCGTTGCTAGAGGCTATTACACCAAAAATCATGCCCCGAAAAGGCAAGTTTGCCGAGTACGGATTAGCTGAGATAGACAAGCTATTCGTTCAGGGTCATATTGCAGATCAATCAGCTACCGTGCTATGGATAACCGATGGTATCGGTAATGATAGCGAGAAAGCTTTTATTGATTATTTTAATAGGCCGAAAGAGCGATCAGAGTTGGGTTCACAACGAGAAGGGAACTATGCGAATGAGCAACCCTTACAGCTAATAGTATTAGGTAGTGGTAATAATAAGCGCCATGCCGATATAAAGTTCCAGGGTGACGAATTAAATTCGTTGGCTAATCACTTAGGTGGCAGCTATCAACAAATATCTGTCGATAATAGCGATGTTGAAACAATCAATAGGTTGATTGAACGCAATGTTATTATCAATAGCGATAGTGCTGAGCCTTGGCAAGAAATGAGCTACCCACTGGTGTTTATCTTGGTAGCTGTCTTTCTTCTGTGGTTTCGTAAGGGCTGGACCGTTCAATGGTGTTTTGTTGGCATGTTAATACTTACCGCGCCTGTGCAGAATGTAGCCGCTAGTGACGCTGTTTATACCGTTGAAACTGCTGAAATGGGCACGCCAATGGTAGGACAGCAAAAACTGCAGCAAATAAAGTTAGCGGTTAGCCAGTTTTGGTTTGATGCTTGGTTAACGCCAGATCAGCAAGGACAACGGTATTTAAAAAAGGGGGCATACAGTCAAGCAGCACAAAAGTTCACTCAACCGTATAGCAAAGCCAGCGCTTTTTATATGGCAGAGGATTTCAAGTCAGCTTATATCTATTTTATACGAGTCGACAGTGCTGAGGCTTTGTTTGGTGCAGCTAACGCTTTGGCCCAACAACGAGAGTACATTGCCGCTAGACAGGTATACCAGCAAGTCGTAGAGAAGTATCCCGCCTTTAAGCCTGCACAAACCAATTTGAGCAAAATCCAAAAGATCATTGATGATATAAACCGTCAAAGTGAAAGCCAAGCCAATACTGAAGATGAAACATCTACAGAGTTAGGTGATGAACCTCAGACAGGAGAGGGGGCGGATGAGAAAATCTCCGCGCAAATGTTAATTAAACAAACCTATACCGCTGAGCAATTACTTGCAGATGATGCCCTAACTCAGGCATGGATGAAGCGGGTAGAAGGTTCGCCAAGTAGGTTTATGGCAACAAAATTCAGAACGCAGCTTAATCAACGTCAACAATCGACATCAAACTAATGATGAGAACCACTTATGTTAGCCAATAAACGGGCTCAAATAGACGATGAAAGTTTGGAAAGACTATTTCCTATTCTGGCATCACTTAATACGTTATTAAAAGTCGTTGTCATTACTTTTGTATGGCTGTTCCTTCTAGGAAGCCTGCTTGTAATAAGCAGCTTTTCTAATTTTGCATTCGCAAATGATGGGGCTGTATCGACAACCACTCCCAGCACCATTAATGAATTGCAACAGGCGGGAAAGTTAAAAATTACCACTCGGCTAGCGCCAGTTAACGAAGTTGTTCCACTGCAACAAG
Encoded proteins:
- a CDS encoding DUF58 domain-containing protein, yielding MDFQSKRLHKTITNSDLDLQSLDPRIYCELQTLVALKPAAVKLSFQQGQFRTSAQAGRHNSKVRGRGLNFEELRHYQDGDDVKNMDWRTTMRTGKPHVRAYSEEKERQALIVVDQRASMFFGSQHAMKSVVAAQLSALSAWTILRSGDRVGGLVFNDHKSHYTKPRRSSGNVLSLFQSIIKANHNLNAESYAKESHFSLNKTLLQLDKISSGNSTIIIVSDWQGFNDESLSLLKQLQRKNDVVLVYVHDQFERELHHISDLVATDGSDQLSMIPKQINHQSPNFYKHYSDQFKQKLHVLNCASRTQILPVIEIDTDGSELNQFCSALGRGTN
- a CDS encoding AAA family ATPase, producing MEIRVNSSQKALSALYTAVCKSVVGQDHVVKSLIIALLTRGHVLLEGLPGTAKTRSIKSLAESMQANFGRIQFTPDLLPSDVTGSEVYREVAGKPQLDFQPGPIFNNLVLADEINRAPAKVQAALLEAMAEGTVTAAGHTRKLPDLFMVLATQNPVDQEGTYPLPEAQMDRFTLKVNVAYPDKAAELAIIKLVRQEENGPVNVNQTDCALVVSPTDIITGQQELADIYVSPVMENYIVDLIMATRDVDEYDNAQFPEWIEVGASPRASIALDRCARAHAWLDGRDFVCPDDVRAVLHSVLGHRLMLSYDAAASGIKPEQVVDDLVKYVPYGQ
- a CDS encoding DUF4381 domain-containing protein, with product MLSIHHIQRASEQSEFSFGNPMLQLNEFVGIEMPKAVAFVPQTWGWWLLLSTVIALLAVYSYRRVRHWRQNRYRKQAVKKVMAAKGKPLAEFSVIVLKEIKQAISIAYGASTLVVPSNISLSSSLKSTAATQATASPNRISLAAIDGHALLLLLDITAEHNTSFNTPLGDAWQLSLLSKIEAKDAIAVQNNLAQQCCVWLMYHTPKLPSSLIVEKASADA
- a CDS encoding bifunctional acetate--CoA ligase family protein/GNAT family N-acetyltransferase translates to MSQRTLHTLFKPRSVAIIGASNQPKRAGNVLIKNLLSGGFSGPIMPVTPKYEAVMGVLAYPNIEALPLKPDLAIICTAASKVPAIIETLAQFGCKVAIVMASGMADEFNKDGISLLHQMEQYADRYGMRILGPNSLGMILPNIGLNASLAHTSALPGKIAFVSQSAAICTTVLDWANNKGIGFSSFISLGDANDIDFDELLDYLGRDSKTDAIMLYIDSVNEKRLFLSAARAASRNKPILVIKSGRSTEGTSAAKLHTGGVAGNDAVYEAAFRRAGMLRVNDLIELFAAVETLAHSTPLQGERLGIISNGGGPAVLALDELILSGGKLPPLAADIYQKLNTILPKSWSGQNPVDIGGDSDASRYAKSLEIMMDSDNLDAILILHSPSALGESVQVAQAIADTIAKHPNKNRVNILTNWSGEDSAYEARRHFSKSGIPTYRTPEGAVGAFMHMVEYRRNQKLLQEVPLSIPDNIPANTAVAREKLQMALSQGKTILETHESSSILGAYGLNTIETWFANTAEEAVNLARKAGYPIALKVQSPDIHHKSDVHGVMLNLTSDNEVEHAAKAIIDRVISLDPDAKIEGLIVQKMALTAGAQEIRVAVANDPVFGPAILLGEGGSEWDPTQDASVALPPLNMTLARYMVIQALKTKKLKDRHLPLGLNMNALCVLLTQISHLIIDCPEIASLDLNPVLCAGESITLLDVNIQLHKEPVDNAARLAISPYPKELEQLAMLKNGNEVMLRPILPEDEPKHLAFDNSLSDEDRYKRYFGVRSKMTHEEMAVLTQIDYAREMAFIATAKGDDGDDITLGAIRASIDPDNTEAEFAMAVRSNFQGQGLGKLLLEKLINYYKANDTLVLTGFTMFENRNMASLAKHLGFTVTFDMEERLIKMHMDLKA
- a CDS encoding VWA domain-containing protein gives rise to the protein MLEFNYPLWALVLPLPWLINYFLPAFKVKQAAIRVPFFNTIVALLRSAPNSALQYLKPSRWQQCALFIVWLLLVTAMTQPVILGEPQTRLQIGRDLMVVVDLSGSMDTKDFTLHVKQQTADGIANSSGTEISDEYISRLDAVKRVLHEFAEQRQGDRLGLILFGDAAYLQAPFTADLASWLRLLDESRVAMAGQSTHVGDALGLAIKVMSSDEIKSSQKNKVVLLLTDGNDTDSSVPPLEAAKIAAKKGIRVHVIAIGDPQTVGEQAMDMEVIEGVAALTGGKAFKAISTQELNKVYQTISKLEPAKFASFTYQPKKSVHYLPIAAALVIYLVTYIMVFVLRRFNVNKPSESDSEIEGKA